Proteins encoded together in one Vulcanisaeta thermophila window:
- a CDS encoding ATPase domain-containing protein, with the protein MNNGREFINRYSEDSDNYYNNYYNYNTTQSIDYYQNQYYTTQYYQYPYTTQTIPYPQDYSLYYYSEDKAPTGIYNLDQYLGGGFKRGEVYLIAGEAGTGKTIFSLTFLKTGADAGEVGMYVSVDEPSEDVKRGVRYALGWDLDSYEQEGKLIMADFRTYFRIYTKEEKLTVDPRDLAKMIIEQVRSKGVKRLVIDPIAPLIIMSHQDVIWIREYLRELVFQLKKLKDVTTVMTSEIPTGEENKLSRFGVEEYLASGVIMLSLRELNTQDGGSGCLARIMFIRKMRWMPIRPIKLIYDIKEPYGIIIHGPLNNNYVIQNYCSNATNQAMYWPYPQQQQYPPQYYPSY; encoded by the coding sequence ATGAATAACGGTAGGGAATTTATCAATCGATATTCAGAGGATTCGGATAATTATTACAACAATTATTATAATTACAACACTACACAAAGCATCGATTATTACCAGAATCAGTACTACACCACGCAGTACTATCAATACCCGTACACCACCCAAACCATACCTTACCCACAGGACTACTCGCTGTATTACTATTCTGAGGATAAGGCACCCACGGGTATATACAACCTGGATCAGTACCTGGGTGGTGGGTTTAAGAGGGGTGAGGTTTACCTAATAGCCGGTGAGGCTGGCACTGGTAAGACCATATTCAGCCTAACATTCCTCAAAACAGGGGCTGACGCTGGTGAGGTGGGTATGTACGTGTCCGTGGACGAACCCTCGGAGGATGTTAAGAGGGGTGTTAGGTATGCCCTGGGTTGGGACTTGGATTCCTATGAGCAGGAGGGTAAGTTAATAATGGCTGATTTTAGAACGTACTTTAGAATCTACACTAAGGAGGAGAAGTTAACCGTGGATCCAAGGGACCTTGCCAAGATGATTATTGAGCAGGTTAGGAGTAAGGGGGTTAAGAGGTTGGTAATAGACCCCATAGCCCCATTGATAATAATGAGTCACCAGGACGTGATCTGGATTAGGGAGTACCTGAGGGAGCTCGTGTTCCAGCTTAAGAAGCTTAAGGATGTGACCACAGTGATGACCTCCGAGATACCCACCGGCGAGGAGAATAAATTAAGTAGGTTTGGTGTTGAGGAGTACCTGGCAAGTGGTGTCATAATGCTCTCTCTCAGGGAGTTAAATACGCAGGATGGCGGCTCTGGCTGCCTTGCTAGGATTATGTTTATTAGGAAGATGAGGTGGATGCCCATTAGGCCCATTAAGCTTATATACGATATTAAGGAGCCCTATGGAATAATTATCCACGGACCACTAAACAACAACTACGTAATACAGAATTACTGTAGCAATGCCA
- a CDS encoding PINc/VapC family ATPase, with protein MMSNNVYIPDTSVLIDGSLKEAILRGNVRGRILIHTELIRKFEDEARSGSALGWLGIKELNYIVETVGKLGIEDVSIEYISALPRSMTRPDQRSVDELVRELARELGATLITSDALSHEIAKAMGINTLFLGKQGGPLEIEGFFDSETMSVHLKEGSIPYAKKGRPGNWQLVPIGDKPLSREYLERLVRELISESLRADSNTRVEIKRENSLIIQHGEYRIVIALPPVSDGIEITAVKPLVRRRLEDYSLHPKVLERLGKQAEGILIAGPPGAGKTTFAQALAEYYMSLGRIVKTVESPRDMVLPSEITQISKTYASSEEVHDLLLLSRPDFTIFDEMRDTADFQLYIDLRLAGVGMVGVVHATSPIDAIQRFIGRTELGMLPSIVDTVLFMKDGDVQKVYSLELVVKVPEGMSEEDLARPVVVVKDFINDTVEYEVYVFGEEIFVTPVTKLRRREATVSDRRVMSRIMRVLKKYVPPNEISIVRGEDGSVVIEVPDAYMGVVVSKGLPKLENIRRKYNIQLKIKPRGE; from the coding sequence ATGATGAGTAATAACGTTTACATACCTGACACGTCAGTCCTAATAGACGGGAGCCTCAAGGAGGCCATATTGAGGGGTAATGTTAGGGGTAGGATCCTAATACACACGGAGTTGATTAGGAAGTTCGAGGATGAGGCCAGGTCTGGGAGCGCCCTTGGTTGGTTGGGTATTAAGGAGCTTAATTACATTGTGGAGACCGTGGGTAAACTGGGCATTGAGGATGTATCCATTGAGTACATAAGCGCACTGCCCAGGTCAATGACAAGGCCTGACCAGCGCAGTGTTGATGAGCTGGTTAGGGAGTTGGCTAGGGAATTGGGGGCCACGCTCATCACAAGCGATGCGTTGTCTCACGAGATCGCCAAGGCCATGGGCATAAACACGCTCTTCCTTGGTAAGCAGGGTGGGCCCCTGGAGATTGAGGGGTTCTTTGATTCCGAGACCATGTCCGTGCACCTCAAGGAGGGCTCAATACCCTATGCCAAGAAGGGCAGGCCGGGTAACTGGCAATTGGTGCCCATAGGTGATAAACCCCTGAGTAGGGAGTACCTGGAGAGGCTCGTTAGGGAATTGATTTCCGAGTCTCTCAGGGCCGATAGCAATACTAGGGTTGAGATTAAGAGGGAGAACTCACTGATTATACAGCACGGTGAGTACAGGATAGTGATTGCACTACCGCCAGTCTCCGATGGTATTGAGATAACGGCTGTGAAGCCCCTGGTGAGGAGGAGACTCGAGGATTACTCACTGCACCCCAAGGTTCTCGAGAGGCTGGGTAAGCAGGCGGAGGGCATATTAATAGCTGGCCCGCCAGGCGCCGGAAAGACCACCTTCGCACAGGCCCTTGCCGAGTACTACATGAGCCTTGGGAGGATTGTTAAGACCGTGGAGTCCCCAAGGGATATGGTTCTACCCAGTGAGATAACGCAGATATCCAAGACCTACGCATCGTCAGAGGAGGTCCATGACTTACTACTACTCTCTAGGCCGGACTTCACAATATTCGATGAGATGAGGGATACGGCGGACTTCCAATTATATATAGACCTGAGGCTGGCCGGTGTTGGCATGGTGGGTGTGGTGCACGCCACAAGCCCCATAGACGCAATACAGAGGTTCATAGGTAGGACTGAGCTTGGTATGCTACCGTCCATAGTGGATACTGTTTTGTTCATGAAGGATGGAGATGTACAGAAGGTCTATAGCCTGGAGCTTGTGGTTAAGGTCCCGGAGGGGATGAGTGAGGAGGATCTTGCAAGGCCTGTGGTTGTGGTTAAGGACTTCATAAACGACACCGTGGAGTACGAGGTTTACGTGTTCGGTGAGGAGATATTCGTAACCCCAGTAACAAAACTGCGTAGGAGGGAAGCCACAGTTAGTGATAGGAGGGTTATGAGTAGGATAATGAGGGTCCTTAAGAAGTACGTGCCACCCAACGAGATATCCATAGTGAGGGGCGAGGATGGTTCTGTGGTTATAGAGGTTCCAGATGCCTACATGGGGGTTGTGGTGTCCAAGGGATTACCAAAGCTTGAGAATATTAGGAGGAAGTACAACATTCAACTTAAGATAAAACCTAGGGGAGAATGA
- the mvk gene encoding mevalonate kinase, with product MVTVRAPGKVILFGEHAVVYGEPALAMAINKYVYVTARPRDDGKVTINASDLKLAGLYVTFLENGDLVARTDYGAVISALSYVRRAVELAMEYVGKRVGVDLTIRSEMPVGAGLGTSAAVAVATIASYVHALGYEISKRDLARLAWQVERDVQGAASPTDTAMATYGGVMFIRSVGGEAFMEPVKVDVDVPIIVGYVPRVSTTKELVSMVRSRLESMREVIEPIIKAIGMVSTMGRRALEEGDLKTMGQLMNINHGLLVALGVSTKQLDDMVYAARAAGALGAKLSGAGGGGIMIALSDRVEVEKAIEIVGGSAFRASLNTKGVEVVSED from the coding sequence ATGGTAACCGTAAGGGCGCCTGGCAAGGTCATACTCTTTGGCGAGCACGCGGTTGTTTATGGGGAGCCTGCCCTGGCAATGGCAATTAATAAGTATGTCTACGTAACAGCGAGGCCCAGGGATGATGGTAAAGTCACAATAAACGCCAGTGACCTAAAGCTCGCGGGTCTCTACGTAACATTCCTGGAGAACGGCGATTTAGTGGCTAGGACGGACTACGGCGCTGTAATATCGGCTTTGAGTTACGTTAGGAGGGCTGTGGAGTTGGCAATGGAGTACGTGGGTAAGAGGGTTGGTGTGGACCTAACCATTAGGTCAGAGATGCCCGTGGGCGCCGGCCTGGGGACCTCGGCCGCTGTTGCCGTGGCCACAATAGCATCCTACGTCCACGCCCTTGGTTATGAAATAAGTAAGAGGGACCTTGCCAGGCTGGCCTGGCAGGTGGAGAGGGATGTTCAGGGCGCCGCGAGCCCCACGGACACCGCAATGGCAACCTACGGTGGGGTCATGTTCATTAGGAGTGTGGGTGGTGAGGCTTTCATGGAGCCCGTGAAGGTGGATGTTGATGTGCCCATTATCGTGGGTTACGTACCCAGGGTCAGCACCACAAAGGAGTTGGTGAGCATGGTTAGGTCTAGGCTTGAGAGTATGAGGGAGGTTATTGAACCCATTATAAAAGCCATTGGTATGGTGAGTACCATGGGTAGGAGGGCTTTGGAGGAGGGTGATTTGAAAACCATGGGTCAGTTAATGAATATAAACCATGGGTTACTCGTAGCCCTCGGGGTATCCACAAAGCAGCTTGATGACATGGTCTACGCAGCAAGGGCCGCCGGTGCATTGGGTGCCAAGCTCAGTGGTGCTGGGGGTGGTGGTATAATGATAGCGCTCTCGGACCGTGTCGAGGTGGAGAAGGCCATTGAGATAGTGGGTGGTTCGGCGTTTAGGGCCTCATTGAATACTAAGGGTGTTGAGGTGGTGAGTGAGGATTAA
- a CDS encoding indolepyruvate ferredoxin oxidoreductase subunit alpha — translation MVGVREDLDRIVSILRSNFDNLLISGSTVMRKLFNESLLPEEVIEEAEGISSTFRRVSVLTDDVGFMNSLGSITTMRVRGGVVVVVYDMHDIRPLCSVLNIPCLEPWDSESLLNAIIEGRDYSEAFEVPYVVRVGPWLTNISMNVSGKALPRPPTFNKNWGEPMRWGLGRFLRVGFELPMELTNRAKSLVTNVGFGDRVLVSGSAWSLIADRINELSAKYELIRSLYMNPLPTINNIKHVIDVGSYLTRLLGVDRLMGEDLDKRINELISKVVNELFFRGPGDPVMLIEWFIYKSRANGEVPVSIEDMHYSTLVNAEGMGISYEVMPTFHEVSSYDQVMDIVGNALPIALGVKVSGYDHGRIYVIANPCSLTRIGRFRDLLDGGVVVITLVRDNECPRLLDELGRLGVKHRVLNYDPSQPTSILSALPQYLGSGGLVIIKVPSGGKYRFAVIDDYCDNCGDCLRIRCPAITMKGHPSIDPGLCVGCGICELVCERGAITRVGV, via the coding sequence GTGGTTGGTGTAAGGGAGGATTTAGATAGGATAGTTAGTATCCTCAGGAGTAACTTTGATAATTTATTAATAAGTGGCTCCACAGTAATGAGGAAATTATTTAATGAATCATTACTGCCGGAGGAGGTTATTGAGGAGGCTGAGGGTATTTCAAGCACCTTCAGGAGGGTCTCGGTCCTCACTGACGATGTGGGGTTCATGAATTCCCTGGGTTCCATAACAACCATGAGGGTTAGGGGAGGCGTTGTCGTGGTTGTTTATGACATGCACGACATAAGGCCCCTCTGCTCAGTGCTCAATATACCATGCCTTGAGCCCTGGGATTCGGAGTCACTATTAAATGCCATAATCGAGGGTAGGGACTATAGCGAGGCCTTTGAGGTCCCCTACGTGGTTAGGGTAGGTCCGTGGCTCACGAATATAAGTATGAACGTGAGTGGTAAGGCATTGCCGAGACCACCCACGTTCAATAAGAATTGGGGCGAGCCCATGAGGTGGGGCTTAGGTAGGTTTTTGAGGGTTGGTTTTGAGTTACCCATGGAATTAACGAATAGGGCCAAGTCCCTAGTAACCAATGTGGGCTTTGGCGATAGGGTCTTGGTGTCGGGCTCCGCCTGGTCCCTGATTGCCGACAGGATTAATGAGTTGAGTGCTAAGTATGAGCTCATTAGGTCCCTGTACATGAACCCATTACCAACGATTAATAATATTAAGCATGTGATTGATGTGGGCAGTTACCTAACCAGGTTATTGGGGGTTGATAGGTTAATGGGTGAGGACCTGGATAAGAGGATTAATGAGTTGATTAGTAAGGTGGTTAATGAGTTGTTTTTTCGGGGGCCAGGGGACCCCGTGATGCTCATTGAATGGTTTATCTATAAATCCAGGGCTAACGGTGAAGTGCCGGTGAGTATTGAGGATATGCATTACTCCACGCTCGTTAATGCCGAGGGTATGGGCATTAGTTATGAGGTGATGCCCACATTTCACGAGGTGTCCTCCTACGACCAGGTGATGGATATTGTGGGGAATGCATTACCCATAGCCCTTGGTGTCAAGGTCTCTGGGTATGACCATGGGAGGATCTACGTAATTGCTAATCCCTGCTCATTAACCAGAATTGGCAGGTTTAGGGATTTATTAGATGGTGGTGTTGTGGTAATAACGTTGGTCAGGGATAATGAATGCCCAAGGCTCCTTGATGAGTTAGGCCGGTTAGGCGTTAAACACCGGGTTTTGAATTACGACCCCTCACAACCCACATCAATACTAAGTGCGTTGCCCCAGTACCTGGGTTCAGGGGGTTTGGTAATCATTAAGGTGCCCAGTGGTGGTAAGTACAGGTTTGCCGTGATCGACGATTACTGCGATAATTGCGGTGACTGCCTTAGGATTAGGTGCCCGGCAATAACCATGAAGGGTCACCCTAGTATTGACCCGGGGCTTTGCGTGGGTTGTGGTATTTGTGAGTTAGTGTGTGAAAGGGGTGCGATAACTAGGGTGGGTGTTTAG
- a CDS encoding ABC transporter permease, with translation MRGNAIIAVMTNELKIISREPGGLILLIILPYFIAGGMAFIASFFTRVTGGVFIRQFIGFEVLMLSMIMLMTGSRFLYEERNGGRLEPLMATPTSMYLVLFATSFVMVLVDMGAFTIASVPLVYAEYGLRGLGNMVIGLLLLFLGLMPLYGLGLLLAGLILRFNDADSIMNVVTPILTILSGATYPIYVLPQWIRLLILALPMYPTADLIYSVVSSHGLNSLFLNLVLSVIAYLLIGVVSYGELERTFRRRGL, from the coding sequence ATGAGAGGTAATGCAATCATCGCGGTCATGACTAACGAGTTGAAGATCATTAGTCGTGAGCCAGGGGGACTAATCCTGTTAATCATACTCCCGTACTTCATAGCAGGCGGTATGGCTTTCATAGCCTCATTCTTCACCAGGGTCACGGGTGGGGTTTTCATTAGGCAGTTCATTGGTTTTGAGGTTCTGATGCTCTCAATGATAATGCTCATGACTGGTTCCAGGTTTTTGTATGAGGAGAGGAATGGTGGTAGGTTGGAGCCTCTCATGGCAACGCCCACGAGCATGTACCTGGTACTCTTCGCAACATCCTTCGTAATGGTGCTCGTGGACATGGGAGCCTTCACAATAGCCTCTGTGCCCCTAGTATATGCTGAGTATGGTTTGAGGGGCCTCGGCAATATGGTCATTGGGCTTCTATTACTGTTTCTCGGATTAATGCCCCTCTATGGACTTGGCCTCCTGCTTGCTGGCTTGATACTTAGGTTTAATGATGCGGATTCCATAATGAATGTTGTGACGCCTATATTGACAATCCTGTCAGGCGCGACATACCCTATATACGTATTACCCCAATGGATTAGGTTATTAATACTCGCACTGCCCATGTACCCCACAGCGGACCTAATATACTCAGTGGTTTCAAGCCACGGCCTGAATAGCCTATTCCTAAACCTCGTTCTATCCGTAATAGCCTACCTACTAATTGGGGTGGTGTCATATGGCGAGCTTGAGAGAACGTTCAGGAGGAGGGGCCTTTGA
- a CDS encoding ABC transporter ATP-binding protein, protein MYAIEAVDLVKRFVGYERIGFIKKRKTVVEALKGLSLRVNWHEVYGLLGPNGAGKTTTVKILSTLLIPDSGYALVDGHDVVKEASAVRRAIGLVLYPDKGFYSRLSGFENLVYFGRLYGLSKRDAEARARELLGLMGLEDSMNRPYEEYSLGMRARLAIARALIHDPPVVFLDEPTIGLDPISAREVRRLIRDLRGEGKAVLLTSHNLWEVEEVCDRVGIISHGRVIIEGSPRDIKERLGFKYVVELEVERDGKVEVVREESRDPVTTLRRLMDQFTGDGYRISRVRINEPSLEEAFVRVVSNER, encoded by the coding sequence GTGTATGCAATCGAAGCTGTGGATTTAGTAAAGCGCTTTGTTGGTTATGAGAGGATTGGCTTCATTAAGAAGAGGAAGACTGTTGTCGAGGCCCTTAAGGGCTTATCCCTAAGGGTTAATTGGCACGAGGTTTACGGGCTCCTGGGGCCCAATGGTGCTGGGAAGACCACAACCGTTAAGATACTATCCACATTACTAATCCCAGACAGTGGCTACGCCCTTGTTGATGGACACGACGTAGTCAAGGAGGCCAGCGCCGTCAGGAGGGCTATAGGCCTTGTTCTATACCCAGACAAGGGCTTTTATTCGAGGCTCAGCGGCTTCGAGAACCTAGTCTACTTCGGCAGGCTTTACGGGCTGAGTAAACGGGATGCCGAGGCCAGGGCTAGGGAGCTCCTGGGGTTAATGGGGCTTGAGGATTCCATGAATAGGCCCTATGAGGAGTATAGCCTGGGTATGAGGGCTAGGCTCGCCATAGCCAGGGCATTGATCCACGACCCACCCGTGGTATTCCTTGACGAACCCACCATAGGGCTTGATCCAATATCCGCTAGGGAGGTTAGGAGGTTAATTAGGGACTTGAGGGGTGAGGGTAAGGCCGTACTGCTCACAAGCCACAATCTCTGGGAGGTGGAGGAGGTCTGTGATAGGGTTGGCATTATTAGTCATGGCAGGGTAATAATAGAGGGGTCGCCCAGGGATATTAAGGAGAGGCTTGGGTTTAAGTACGTGGTTGAGTTGGAGGTGGAGCGTGATGGTAAGGTTGAGGTTGTGCGTGAGGAGTCCAGGGATCCTGTGACCACGCTTAGGAGGTTAATGGACCAGTTCACTGGGGATGGTTACAGGATTAGTAGGGTTAGGATTAACGAACCATCACTGGAAGAGGCATTCGTTAGGGTGGTGAGTAATGAGAGGTAA
- a CDS encoding creatininase family protein, with product MKIAELTYMDVPTESLALIPLGSLEQHGPHLPLGTDAFIAEYVANEVEGAFPDRVLLFPTVFITASMEHVGFRGTAYVGYETLLQYIMDIVRSVSEWCKGGIALINGHGGNVEVLNLVVKKWNYAGNKPRVIHYYIYNKRVMGEINKYFRRFGHADSVETSIIAFINRKLVMWDRVGEVSNWGDVNSRRTMDINPGGVIGELSRDSVNPDLGRIIIETMVNDLIAQLRSEFPEVMGK from the coding sequence ATGAAGATTGCCGAGCTAACATACATGGATGTGCCCACGGAGTCGCTGGCTTTAATCCCCCTGGGCTCCCTCGAACAACATGGTCCGCACCTTCCCCTAGGCACCGATGCCTTCATTGCCGAGTACGTGGCCAATGAAGTGGAGGGGGCCTTTCCAGATAGGGTTCTACTCTTCCCCACAGTATTCATCACGGCGAGCATGGAACATGTAGGGTTCAGGGGCACCGCTTATGTTGGTTATGAAACACTGCTTCAGTACATTATGGATATTGTGAGGAGCGTGAGTGAGTGGTGTAAAGGTGGTATTGCGTTAATTAATGGTCATGGGGGTAATGTGGAGGTCCTGAATCTCGTTGTCAAGAAGTGGAACTACGCAGGCAATAAACCCAGGGTAATCCACTACTACATCTATAACAAGAGGGTCATGGGTGAGATCAATAAGTACTTCCGCAGGTTTGGCCATGCGGATTCCGTGGAAACCTCAATAATCGCATTCATAAACAGGAAACTGGTTATGTGGGATAGGGTGGGTGAGGTGAGTAATTGGGGTGATGTGAATAGTAGGAGGACCATGGACATAAACCCAGGCGGCGTCATCGGTGAGTTAAGTAGGGATTCCGTGAACCCAGACCTTGGGCGAATCATCATCGAGACCATGGTTAACGACCTCATTGCACAGTTAAGGAGTGAGTTCCCCGAGGTAATGGGTAAGTGA
- a CDS encoding MBL fold metallo-hydrolase — protein MITRVVVGPLMTNCYLVCEGNECVIVDPGDEAELILRALGARHVLGIVATHGHFDHVNAALDLVSRLNVPLYMHRSDWELFQELNRIATEWGFRVNPLVDKPTFIDEGFELPLNLRVMHTPGHTPGSVSIVGNGFVMTGDTLFSGSVGRTDLPGGDPELLRESVCRLYKELPNNFIVYPGHGPTTTIEYELEYNPVINFDSCE, from the coding sequence ATGATTACCAGGGTTGTCGTTGGGCCATTAATGACCAACTGCTACCTGGTGTGCGAGGGTAATGAATGCGTGATCGTGGATCCGGGCGATGAGGCTGAATTAATACTCAGGGCCCTGGGCGCCAGGCATGTTCTAGGCATAGTGGCAACACACGGGCATTTTGACCACGTTAACGCAGCCCTGGATTTAGTATCAAGGCTCAACGTGCCGCTCTATATGCATAGAAGTGATTGGGAATTGTTTCAGGAATTGAACCGAATAGCCACAGAGTGGGGATTCAGGGTCAACCCACTGGTTGATAAACCCACATTTATAGATGAGGGGTTTGAATTGCCGCTGAACCTCAGGGTAATGCACACCCCAGGTCATACCCCAGGCTCGGTATCAATAGTGGGTAATGGCTTCGTAATGACTGGGGACACGTTATTCAGTGGCTCGGTGGGTAGGACTGACTTACCAGGTGGGGATCCTGAGCTGCTCAGGGAGTCCGTTTGTAGGCTTTATAAGGAGTTACCTAATAACTTCATTGTCTATCCTGGCCATGGCCCCACAACCACGATTGAGTATGAGCTTGAGTATAACCCAGTGATTAATTTCGATTCCTGTGAGTAA
- the eno gene encoding phosphopyruvate hydratase: MPDTTIDDLGIRKIFNSRGEETVEVEVFLVDGYGRAAAPSGASRGKHEVVYYPNDNVDQAIDTFERNVAPDLMGLDASIQGDVDSRLEEIDGTGNFSRIGGAVAIATSMAVAKAASNALEIPLYQHIGGSMARDLPYPLGNVIGGGKHSRGLGPDIQEFLVIPYGADDIYTALKANIEVHRAVFKELVKVDPSFTGGRNDEGAWSARVSATTALDILSKAVKSVSESMGIAIGIGVDMASSTLWNGEKYVYVNEGVSRSPREQLEFVKGLVEKYGLVYVEDPFHEEDFQSFAELTDAVGYKCLVVGDDLFTTNPERLRLGIRNRAGNAIIIKPDQIGTLSKAYETARLALANGYVPVVSHRSGDTEYEILAHIAVGFGAPVIKSGVLGGERMAKLNELIRIWDYMGKSARMNRLLRDRLGK, encoded by the coding sequence GTGCCTGACACCACAATTGATGACCTGGGTATTAGGAAGATCTTTAATTCCAGGGGTGAGGAGACTGTGGAGGTTGAGGTTTTTCTCGTGGATGGTTATGGCAGGGCTGCGGCCCCCTCGGGCGCCTCCAGGGGTAAGCATGAGGTTGTTTATTACCCAAACGATAACGTTGATCAGGCAATTGACACTTTCGAGAGGAACGTAGCCCCCGACCTAATGGGGCTTGACGCCTCAATTCAGGGTGATGTGGATTCCAGGCTCGAGGAGATTGACGGGACGGGGAACTTCTCCAGGATTGGTGGTGCCGTGGCCATAGCTACATCAATGGCCGTGGCCAAGGCCGCATCCAACGCCCTGGAGATACCCCTCTACCAACACATTGGTGGTTCCATGGCCAGGGACCTACCGTACCCACTGGGCAATGTTATTGGCGGCGGCAAACACAGTAGGGGCCTTGGCCCCGACATTCAGGAGTTTCTTGTGATTCCATATGGGGCCGATGACATCTACACAGCCCTGAAGGCCAACATTGAGGTTCATAGGGCCGTGTTTAAGGAGTTGGTTAAGGTTGACCCATCATTCACCGGTGGTCGTAATGATGAGGGTGCGTGGAGCGCCAGGGTGTCCGCAACCACGGCCCTGGACATACTGAGCAAGGCGGTTAAGAGTGTTAGTGAGTCCATGGGCATCGCCATTGGTATTGGCGTGGACATGGCATCCTCAACCCTATGGAATGGTGAGAAGTACGTGTACGTCAACGAGGGTGTTTCCAGGAGTCCCAGGGAGCAGTTGGAGTTTGTTAAGGGGTTGGTTGAGAAGTACGGTTTGGTCTATGTGGAGGACCCATTCCATGAGGAGGACTTCCAATCATTCGCCGAGTTAACAGATGCCGTGGGCTACAAATGCCTAGTGGTTGGTGATGACCTATTCACAACAAACCCCGAGAGACTCAGGTTGGGTATTAGGAACAGGGCTGGTAATGCCATAATAATAAAGCCGGACCAAATAGGGACGCTGAGTAAGGCCTATGAAACAGCGAGGCTGGCCCTGGCTAACGGTTACGTACCCGTGGTATCGCACAGGTCAGGGGATACTGAGTATGAAATCCTGGCCCACATAGCCGTGGGCTTCGGGGCACCCGTGATAAAGAGTGGCGTGCTTGGTGGTGAGAGGATGGCTAAACTCAATGAGTTGATTAGGATATGGGATTACATGGGTAAGTCCGCCAGGATGAATAGGCTACTGAGGGATAGGCTTGGTAAGTAA
- the rpsB gene encoding 30S ribosomal protein S2 translates to MSEERKEKEQRGEEGKETEGLAPTPPQEVLLIAIERYLASGVRLGTRMANDYLERRGFIFLVRPDGLRILNLRKIDERIRIAAKMINRYDPSKVIAYSAKPYGFRPVEMFCKFVGCRALTGRFIPGTFTNPTLNHYIDADLLISTDPKADVQAIEEAARMGIPVIALVDTDTPISYVDLMIPCNNKGRKSLALIYWLLARQVLRERGELKENEDLPVPPEEFEVKIQLEA, encoded by the coding sequence ATGAGTGAGGAGCGTAAGGAGAAGGAGCAGAGGGGTGAGGAGGGTAAGGAAACCGAGGGCTTAGCACCAACGCCCCCTCAGGAGGTCCTCCTCATAGCCATTGAGAGGTACCTGGCCTCAGGCGTTAGGTTGGGCACCAGGATGGCCAATGATTACCTGGAGAGGAGGGGCTTCATATTCCTGGTGAGGCCTGATGGGCTTAGGATACTGAACCTCAGGAAGATCGATGAGAGGATTAGGATAGCTGCCAAGATGATTAATAGGTACGACCCAAGCAAGGTCATAGCATACTCAGCAAAGCCGTATGGATTTAGGCCGGTGGAGATGTTCTGCAAATTCGTGGGGTGCAGGGCACTGACTGGTAGGTTCATACCGGGCACCTTCACAAACCCCACACTAAACCACTATATAGATGCTGACCTCCTAATATCCACAGACCCCAAGGCGGATGTCCAGGCCATTGAGGAGGCGGCCAGGATGGGCATACCAGTGATTGCCCTGGTCGACACGGACACGCCTATATCCTACGTGGACCTGATGATACCCTGCAATAACAAGGGTAGGAAGAGCCTAGCCCTAATATACTGGCTCCTGGCCAGGCAGGTGCTCAGGGAGCGTGGTGAGCTTAAGGAGAATGAGGACCTGCCCGTGCCCCCTGAGGAGTTCGAGGTTAAGATACAACTCGAGGCATAG